One Cellulomonas sp. NS3 genomic region harbors:
- a CDS encoding MarR family winged helix-turn-helix transcriptional regulator has translation MTGHPGASDPPSGRSPAGDALTALVLPVFELNGELLAAARDIAEPAGLTPAWWQVLGATLDEPLTVSDVARRVGLGLARQSVQRTADLLVEKGWARYLDNPRHARARLLEPTARGRETLLRLREAQHAWADAVGAAVGAAELQAFRATAERIAGASRAYRERPGTR, from the coding sequence ATGACGGGACACCCTGGGGCGAGCGACCCGCCGTCGGGCCGCTCCCCGGCGGGCGACGCACTGACCGCGCTCGTCCTGCCCGTGTTCGAGCTCAACGGCGAGCTGCTCGCCGCCGCACGCGACATCGCCGAGCCCGCCGGCCTGACCCCCGCGTGGTGGCAGGTGCTCGGCGCGACGCTCGACGAGCCGCTCACGGTCTCGGACGTCGCGCGCCGCGTCGGCCTCGGGCTCGCCCGCCAGAGCGTCCAGCGCACCGCGGACCTGCTCGTGGAGAAGGGCTGGGCCCGCTACCTCGACAACCCCCGGCACGCGCGCGCCCGGCTCCTCGAGCCGACCGCGCGCGGCCGGGAGACGCTGCTCCGCCTGCGCGAGGCCCAGCACGCGTGGGCCGACGCGGTCGGCGCGGCGGTCGGCGCCGCGGAGCTGCAGGCGTTCCGGGCGACCGCGGAACGCATCGCCGGCGCCTCACGCGCGTACCGCGAGCGCCCGGGCACCCGGTAG
- a CDS encoding DJ-1/PfpI family protein, giving the protein MLSTEEGDMGTVVLYGLDTMADWEYAYLTAGLTVAAEQGDDRYRFVTAGPTGTTQVTTTGRLRVLLDTELDQVPFEAISALVLPGGESWGEGHEQVLDLARRCVDAGVPVAAICGATLALARTGLLDDREHTSNAADFLAPVPGYAGHALYREARTVVDRGVITAPATAPVDFARAVFEALDLFPAAITEAWYGLYTTGERRFYDQLTGAGA; this is encoded by the coding sequence ATGCTGTCAACCGAGGAGGGCGACATGGGAACCGTGGTGCTGTACGGCCTGGACACGATGGCCGACTGGGAGTACGCGTACCTGACCGCCGGGCTGACCGTCGCCGCCGAGCAGGGCGACGACCGCTACCGCTTCGTCACCGCGGGGCCCACCGGGACCACGCAGGTCACGACGACCGGCCGGCTCCGGGTGCTGCTCGACACCGAGCTGGACCAGGTCCCGTTCGAGGCGATCTCGGCGCTCGTGCTCCCCGGCGGCGAGTCCTGGGGCGAGGGCCACGAGCAGGTGCTCGACCTTGCGCGCCGCTGCGTCGACGCCGGCGTGCCCGTCGCGGCGATCTGCGGCGCGACGCTCGCGCTGGCCCGCACCGGCCTGCTCGACGACCGCGAGCACACGAGCAACGCCGCCGACTTCCTCGCGCCCGTCCCCGGGTACGCCGGGCACGCGCTGTACCGCGAGGCGCGCACGGTCGTCGACCGCGGCGTCATCACCGCCCCCGCGACCGCACCCGTCGACTTCGCCCGCGCGGTCTTCGAGGCCCTCGACCTCTTCCCGGCGGCGATCACCGAGGCCTGGTACGGGCTCTACACGACCGGTGAGCGGCGCTTCTACGACCAGCTCACCGGCGCGGGCGCATGA
- a CDS encoding DUF2271 domain-containing protein — MPRPRPLRRRRILLALAALALPLGVGLTAAPAAGVGSGDLFPDDAACGTGTGAGCRAPIEWNVATYGPADGTHIVRRTLFTVLARQGEQLLLGSSALGVAPGLADIAVWEPGAVTDTEAATLPAPASSCAAQREASGDPALGLISTRTQELAGARSVDGTGNPDGYVPCVHTVTATGLHRVAFYGSVGPGGALSGGVPTRAQVGTDVVAQAESSTTVAAWDLTVRPAAAGSTVDLPGRAFTYVYAGFTGGSDRPTDFSTYITTTDGFRYRVSTRSFDPFGFVFYGNPVGFYDADGVTPLHRDVLGSGSNQQTLTSMLGGARLARAEYPVSVEPLAPETLAALGIPTQGAEPVMGPLGFAGSAGGAVAFEGQGGGLRFSTATAGAYEIVLSRDGVDLDPGAPGNRVLRGFVGVGTHDIAWDGLDNTGAAFPAGQYPVRATLRGGEYHAPILDVESSLRGGPSITLENPPGGVCPFTGEVSTGTNCTRAFYDDRGYVTSAGVTVGTPGELLCAGVGTRPSVAFADPDAGFDTTSTQRAFGAGAGDGANTNTQCTGSFGDAKGLDLWSYVPGEAQTSVVVVVPAPAPAPAPQDPAPPVVPAPPADPVVPGVPVPPGTPVVPVAPVDPAAPSARPGAPSSARPDPGTRPRSSREARASALARTGSDVTPGLVGLGMVAVGGVLVGIARLRRRLG; from the coding sequence ATGCCTCGACCTCGACCGCTCCGCCGGCGCCGGATCCTGCTCGCCCTGGCGGCCCTCGCACTGCCCCTCGGCGTGGGGCTCACCGCCGCTCCCGCCGCCGGCGTCGGCAGCGGGGACCTGTTCCCCGACGACGCCGCGTGCGGGACGGGGACCGGCGCCGGGTGCCGCGCGCCGATCGAGTGGAACGTCGCGACCTACGGACCCGCGGACGGCACGCACATCGTCCGCCGGACGCTGTTCACGGTTCTCGCACGCCAGGGCGAGCAGCTCCTCCTCGGCTCGTCGGCGCTCGGTGTCGCGCCCGGGCTCGCGGACATCGCCGTGTGGGAGCCGGGGGCCGTCACCGACACCGAGGCGGCGACGCTGCCCGCGCCCGCCTCGAGCTGTGCGGCGCAGCGCGAGGCGAGCGGCGACCCCGCGCTCGGCCTGATCTCGACGCGCACCCAGGAGCTCGCCGGCGCGCGGTCCGTCGACGGCACCGGGAACCCGGACGGCTACGTCCCGTGCGTCCACACCGTCACGGCGACCGGGCTGCACCGCGTCGCGTTCTACGGCTCCGTCGGCCCCGGGGGCGCGCTCTCCGGCGGCGTGCCGACGCGGGCCCAGGTGGGGACGGACGTCGTCGCGCAGGCCGAGAGCTCGACGACCGTCGCCGCGTGGGACCTCACCGTGCGACCGGCGGCAGCCGGCTCGACCGTCGACCTGCCCGGACGGGCGTTCACCTACGTCTACGCGGGCTTCACGGGCGGCAGCGACCGGCCCACCGACTTCTCGACCTACATCACGACGACGGACGGCTTCCGCTACCGGGTCTCGACGCGGTCGTTCGACCCGTTCGGCTTCGTCTTCTACGGCAACCCGGTCGGCTTCTACGACGCCGACGGCGTGACCCCCCTGCACCGCGACGTGCTCGGCTCCGGCAGCAACCAGCAGACGCTGACGAGCATGCTCGGCGGCGCCCGCCTGGCCCGTGCCGAGTACCCCGTGTCGGTCGAGCCGCTCGCGCCCGAGACGCTCGCCGCGCTCGGGATCCCCACCCAGGGCGCCGAGCCCGTGATGGGGCCGCTCGGGTTCGCCGGCTCGGCGGGCGGCGCCGTCGCGTTCGAGGGTCAGGGCGGCGGCCTGCGCTTCAGCACCGCCACGGCCGGGGCCTACGAGATCGTGCTCTCGCGCGACGGCGTCGACCTCGACCCCGGGGCGCCCGGCAACCGCGTGCTGCGCGGGTTCGTCGGGGTCGGGACGCACGACATCGCCTGGGACGGCCTCGACAACACGGGCGCCGCGTTCCCGGCCGGGCAGTACCCGGTGCGCGCGACGCTGCGCGGCGGGGAGTACCACGCGCCGATCCTCGACGTGGAGAGCTCGCTGCGCGGCGGTCCCAGCATCACGCTCGAGAACCCTCCCGGGGGCGTGTGCCCGTTCACCGGCGAGGTCAGCACGGGCACCAACTGCACGCGCGCGTTCTACGACGACCGCGGCTACGTGACGAGCGCGGGCGTGACGGTCGGCACCCCCGGCGAGCTGCTGTGCGCGGGCGTGGGCACGCGCCCGTCGGTCGCGTTCGCCGACCCCGACGCCGGCTTCGACACGACCTCGACCCAGCGGGCGTTCGGCGCGGGCGCAGGCGACGGGGCCAACACGAACACGCAGTGCACGGGCAGCTTCGGTGACGCCAAGGGGCTCGACCTCTGGTCGTACGTCCCCGGCGAGGCGCAGACCTCGGTCGTCGTGGTGGTTCCCGCGCCCGCCCCGGCGCCGGCTCCGCAGGACCCGGCGCCCCCGGTCGTACCGGCGCCCCCGGCCGACCCGGTCGTCCCGGGCGTCCCGGTGCCGCCCGGGACGCCCGTCGTCCCCGTGGCCCCGGTCGACCCTGCCGCTCCCTCCGCCCGTCCGGGCGCGCCGTCCTCGGCCCGGCCGGACCCGGGCACCCGCCCGCGGTCCTCGCGCGAGGCGCGGGCGTCGGCGCTGGCGCGCACCGGGTCCGACGTCACCCCGGGGCTCGTCGGGCTCGGCATGGTGGCCGTGGGTGGCGTCCTCGTGGGGATCGCGCGGCTGCGGCGCCGTCTCGGCTGA
- a CDS encoding DNA alkylation repair protein has protein sequence MAARPAPPQVSVDEVRAELAALEDPRIRAVNERHGDDHGVNLTQLRAVAKRLTTQHDLALELWATGDTAARLVAILVCRPKDFSEAELDAMLRDARVPKVRDWLVGYVVKKSPHVEGLRTAWFDDPDPAVAGSGWALTSDRVVKRPDGLDLPGLLDLVEAHMKDAPGNLQWAMNECLAMIGIHHPALRARALAIGERLRVLEDYPTPPGCTSPYAPIWIGEMVRRQG, from the coding sequence GTGGCGGCACGACCCGCACCACCCCAGGTCAGCGTCGACGAGGTGCGCGCCGAGCTCGCGGCCCTCGAGGACCCCCGCATCCGCGCGGTCAACGAGCGCCACGGCGACGACCACGGGGTCAACCTCACGCAGCTCCGCGCGGTCGCGAAGCGGCTCACGACGCAGCACGACCTGGCGCTCGAGCTCTGGGCGACCGGCGACACCGCCGCCCGGCTCGTCGCGATCCTGGTCTGCCGGCCCAAGGACTTCTCCGAGGCCGAGCTCGACGCGATGCTGCGCGACGCGCGCGTGCCCAAGGTGCGGGACTGGCTCGTCGGTTACGTGGTCAAGAAGAGCCCGCACGTCGAGGGGCTGCGCACGGCGTGGTTCGACGACCCCGACCCGGCCGTCGCGGGCTCGGGCTGGGCGCTGACCAGCGACCGTGTCGTGAAGCGGCCGGACGGCCTCGACCTGCCGGGGCTGCTCGATCTCGTCGAGGCGCACATGAAGGACGCCCCCGGGAACCTGCAGTGGGCGATGAACGAGTGCCTGGCGATGATCGGCATCCACCACCCCGCGCTCCGGGCCCGCGCGCTCGCGATCGGCGAGCGGCTCCGGGTCCTCGAGGACTACCCGACGCCGCCCGGCTGCACGTCGCCGTACGCTCCGATCTGGATCGGCGAGATGGTGCGCCGCCAGGGCTGA
- a CDS encoding CPBP family intramembrane glutamic endopeptidase produces the protein MTTAPGTAPAPSFPALRRRLTTEVWIVLGLSLGRSGIYALVNIVARLTEGTPLAEQSATLNASRSPRPYVDLTYQLLSIGFALVPVALALYLLSSHGRSAVRLIGLDGTRPGRDLGVGVGLATLIGVPGLALYAAGRALGVTVEVQASALNAAWWTVPVLVLAALQNALLEEVIAVGYLTERLRELRWRTPAIIAASALLRGSYHLYQGIGPFVGNVVMGVVFAEYYRRRRRVMPLVVAHTVLDVVAFVGYALVPAEWRDALGLS, from the coding sequence ATGACGACGGCACCGGGCACCGCGCCCGCGCCGTCGTTCCCCGCGCTCCGGCGCCGGCTCACGACCGAGGTCTGGATCGTGCTCGGCCTCTCGCTGGGCCGCTCCGGGATCTACGCGCTGGTCAACATCGTCGCGCGGCTCACCGAGGGCACACCGCTCGCCGAGCAGTCCGCGACCCTCAACGCGAGCCGCTCGCCGCGCCCGTACGTGGACCTGACCTACCAGCTCCTGAGCATCGGCTTCGCGCTCGTGCCCGTCGCGCTCGCGCTCTACCTGCTCTCCTCGCACGGCCGCAGCGCCGTCCGGCTCATCGGGCTCGACGGCACGCGGCCCGGGCGCGACCTGGGCGTCGGCGTCGGGCTCGCGACGCTCATCGGCGTCCCCGGCCTCGCGCTCTACGCCGCCGGACGCGCCCTCGGTGTGACGGTCGAGGTGCAGGCGTCGGCGCTGAACGCCGCGTGGTGGACCGTCCCGGTGCTGGTGCTCGCGGCGCTGCAGAACGCGCTGCTCGAGGAGGTGATCGCCGTCGGCTACCTGACCGAGCGGTTGCGCGAGCTGCGCTGGCGGACCCCCGCGATCATCGCCGCGAGCGCCCTGCTGCGCGGCTCGTACCACCTCTACCAGGGCATCGGGCCGTTCGTCGGGAACGTCGTCATGGGCGTCGTCTTCGCCGAGTACTACCGCCGGAGGCGCCGGGTCATGCCGCTCGTCGTCGCGCACACCGTGCTCGACGTCGTCGCGTTCGTCGGGTACGCGCTCGTGCCCGCGGAGTGGCGGGACGCGCTCGGGCTGAGCTGA
- a CDS encoding type 1 glutamine amidotransferase domain-containing protein has product MSHLTGKTVAFLATDGFEDSELTSPWQAVTEHGASAVLVSSDGGTITGKNGHEAQVDRTTADASAADFDALVLPGGVANGDKIRLDEKAVAFVRDVFAQHKPVGVICHGGWILTDADVVRGRTLTSYPSLRTDLTNAGATWVDEEVVVDSGLVSSRVPDDLPAFNAKLVEEIGEGEHAEQTA; this is encoded by the coding sequence ATGTCCCACCTCACCGGCAAGACGGTCGCGTTCCTGGCCACGGACGGCTTCGAGGACAGCGAGCTGACGAGCCCGTGGCAGGCGGTCACCGAGCACGGTGCGAGCGCGGTGCTCGTGTCGTCGGACGGCGGCACGATCACCGGCAAGAACGGCCACGAGGCGCAGGTCGACCGGACCACCGCGGACGCGTCGGCGGCCGACTTCGACGCGCTCGTGCTGCCCGGCGGCGTCGCGAACGGCGACAAGATCCGCCTCGACGAGAAGGCCGTCGCGTTCGTGCGCGACGTGTTCGCCCAGCACAAGCCCGTGGGCGTGATCTGCCACGGCGGCTGGATCCTCACGGACGCCGACGTCGTCCGCGGCCGGACCCTGACCTCCTACCCGAGCCTGCGCACCGACCTGACGAACGCGGGTGCCACGTGGGTCGACGAGGAGGTCGTCGTGGACTCCGGCCTCGTGAGCAGCCGCGTGCCCGACGACCTGCCGGCGTTCAACGCCAAGCTCGTCGAGGAGATCGGCGAGGGCGAGCACGCCGAGCAGACCGCCTGA
- a CDS encoding transcriptional regulator — MTDDDLDPVIHAQSRLRVVATLAAMPRGDRVSFPKLQRLLDMTAGNLSTHVRKLEEAEYVVVTKTHEGRTPATYLELTSTGRHAFERYSRRLTDLLKGAQS; from the coding sequence GTGACCGACGACGACCTCGACCCGGTCATCCACGCGCAGTCCCGCCTGCGGGTGGTCGCGACGCTGGCCGCGATGCCGCGCGGCGACCGGGTCTCCTTCCCCAAGCTCCAGCGTCTGCTGGACATGACCGCCGGCAACCTGTCGACCCACGTGCGCAAGCTCGAGGAGGCCGAGTACGTCGTCGTCACGAAGACCCACGAGGGCCGGACCCCGGCCACCTACCTCGAGCTGACGAGCACCGGACGCCACGCGTTCGAGCGCTACTCGCGCCGGCTCACCGACCTCCTCAAGGGAGCGCAGTCATGA
- a CDS encoding ABC transporter ATP-binding protein, whose product MNDAVVDHVVQVEGVTRRFGAVTALDDVSLDVREGELVGLLGPNGAGKTTLLSLVSGIRKPDAGQIRLFGRDPRDAAARLGLGTTPQETGLPPTLKVGEVVDLVAGHYPDPMPRGEVLERFGIGDLAGRQTGGLSGGQKRRLAVALALVGRPRLVLLDEPTTGLDVEARHVLWDALRQYHADGATVLLTSHYLEEIEALAQRVVVIGEGRVLADDSLGAVLDLVAVRRVLVSVPEHAAAALARIDGVVGAERDGDRWTLLASDADAVVRALVRDDVPFSGLEVRGASLEEAFLVLTGGEPVRDAARTARSSGTVPTPGAATPSDAATSDAVTQGAPR is encoded by the coding sequence ATGAACGACGCAGTGGTGGACCACGTGGTGCAGGTCGAGGGCGTCACGCGCCGGTTCGGTGCCGTGACCGCGCTCGACGACGTGTCGCTCGACGTCCGCGAGGGCGAGCTCGTCGGCCTGCTGGGGCCCAACGGCGCCGGCAAGACGACCCTCCTCAGCCTCGTCAGCGGGATCCGGAAGCCCGACGCGGGGCAGATCCGGCTGTTCGGCCGCGACCCGCGCGACGCGGCCGCGCGCCTCGGCCTCGGCACGACGCCGCAGGAGACCGGGCTGCCGCCGACGCTCAAGGTCGGTGAGGTCGTCGACCTCGTCGCCGGGCACTACCCCGACCCGATGCCGCGCGGCGAGGTGCTCGAGCGGTTCGGGATCGGCGACCTCGCCGGCCGGCAGACCGGCGGGCTCTCGGGCGGCCAGAAGCGCCGGCTCGCCGTCGCGCTCGCGCTCGTCGGCCGGCCGCGTCTCGTGCTGCTCGACGAGCCGACCACCGGGCTCGACGTCGAGGCCCGGCACGTGCTGTGGGACGCGCTGCGGCAGTACCACGCGGACGGCGCGACGGTCCTGCTCACGAGCCACTACCTCGAGGAGATCGAGGCGCTCGCGCAGCGCGTCGTCGTGATCGGCGAGGGGCGGGTGCTCGCGGACGACTCGCTCGGCGCGGTCCTCGACCTCGTGGCCGTCCGGCGCGTGCTGGTCTCCGTCCCCGAGCACGCCGCCGCGGCCCTCGCCCGGATCGACGGGGTGGTCGGCGCCGAGCGCGACGGCGACCGCTGGACGCTGCTCGCGTCCGACGCCGACGCCGTGGTGCGCGCCCTGGTGCGCGACGACGTGCCGTTCAGCGGGCTCGAGGTCCGCGGCGCCTCGCTCGAGGAGGCGTTCCTCGTGCTCACCGGGGGCGAGCCCGTCCGGGACGCCGCCCGCACCGCCCGCTCGTCCGGCACCGTCCCCACCCCCGGCGCCGCGACCCCGTCCGACGCCGCCACGTCCGACGCCGTCACCCAGGGAGCCCCGCGATGA
- a CDS encoding ABC transporter permease has translation MTTTTLAPRSPLHLTLLHARFQFLETVRVPIAVIGNLLFPTLAMFFFVVPQPEVSQNPGIATAAAAQLATFAIISTCLFSFGAGVAEDRAMPFDPYLRTLPAGAAPRLAGRVVNGIVWCLLALVPLIAIAVVFTEATITPQRLLLALACVPVVALPFLLLGLAIGYALSNKAAIAVVQAVLFPLAFAGGLFMPPEVFPGWMNAISRALPTRAARDLVIDVATGYPAYALALPVLVGWTVLFAVLAVTAYRRDEGRRFR, from the coding sequence ATGACCACCACGACGCTCGCCCCGCGCAGCCCGCTGCACCTGACGCTCCTGCACGCGCGCTTCCAGTTCCTGGAGACCGTCCGCGTGCCCATCGCGGTCATCGGCAACCTGCTGTTCCCGACGCTCGCGATGTTCTTCTTCGTGGTGCCGCAGCCCGAGGTCTCGCAGAACCCCGGGATCGCGACGGCCGCGGCCGCGCAGCTCGCGACGTTCGCGATCATCTCGACGTGCCTGTTCTCGTTCGGTGCGGGCGTCGCGGAGGACCGCGCGATGCCGTTCGACCCGTACCTGCGCACGCTGCCCGCGGGGGCGGCACCCCGGCTCGCGGGCCGCGTCGTCAACGGGATCGTCTGGTGCCTGCTCGCGCTCGTGCCGCTGATCGCCATCGCGGTCGTCTTCACCGAGGCCACGATCACTCCGCAGCGCCTGCTCCTCGCGCTCGCGTGCGTGCCCGTCGTCGCGCTGCCGTTCCTGCTGCTCGGGCTCGCGATCGGCTACGCGCTGAGCAACAAGGCGGCCATCGCGGTCGTGCAGGCGGTGCTGTTCCCCCTCGCGTTCGCCGGCGGGCTGTTCATGCCGCCCGAGGTCTTCCCGGGGTGGATGAACGCGATCTCCCGCGCGCTGCCAACGCGGGCGGCGCGGGACCTCGTGATCGACGTCGCCACCGGGTACCCCGCGTACGCCCTGGCGCTGCCGGTGCTCGTCGGGTGGACGGTGCTGTTCGCGGTGCTGGCCGTGACGGCCTACCGGCGCGACGAGGGCCGCCGCTTCCGGTGA
- a CDS encoding alpha/beta fold hydrolase: MDTAPQPAGPARVEEAARVEGTVRSADGTVIAYDRTGEGPPVVLVEPALHDRTLSAFDGLAPLLAPHLTVVRYDRRGRGASTDTPPYAVEREVEDLAALVGALGGPVLLHGFSSGALLALHAAAAGLDVAALLLVEPPLGDDDADERARSRAFTADLADLVAHGRHAEALDRFHEGIGVPPEVLAQTPPDVRATLERLAPTLVHDCRLGDETTLGTLHAVPVPALVVDSAGSSPDLTGWAARVAAALPRGEHRSLPGTWHGVADDALAAAVLDVARAHVLPGAEG; encoded by the coding sequence ATGGACACCGCACCGCAGCCCGCCGGCCCCGCCCGCGTCGAGGAGGCGGCCCGCGTCGAGGGCACGGTCCGTTCCGCGGACGGGACCGTGATCGCCTACGACCGCACCGGCGAGGGGCCCCCGGTCGTGCTCGTCGAGCCCGCGCTGCACGACCGCACGCTCTCCGCGTTCGACGGCCTCGCGCCGCTGCTCGCCCCGCACCTGACCGTCGTCCGGTACGACCGGCGCGGCCGCGGCGCGAGCACCGACACCCCGCCGTACGCGGTCGAGCGCGAGGTCGAGGACCTCGCGGCGCTGGTCGGTGCCCTCGGGGGACCGGTGCTGCTGCACGGGTTCTCGTCGGGCGCGCTGCTCGCGCTGCACGCCGCGGCGGCCGGGCTCGACGTCGCGGCGCTCCTCCTGGTGGAGCCGCCGCTCGGGGACGACGACGCCGACGAGCGTGCACGGTCCCGGGCGTTCACGGCGGACCTCGCGGACCTCGTCGCGCACGGCCGGCACGCCGAGGCCCTCGACCGGTTCCACGAGGGGATCGGCGTCCCGCCCGAGGTGCTCGCGCAGACACCGCCCGACGTGCGGGCCACGCTCGAGCGCCTCGCGCCGACGCTCGTGCACGACTGCCGGCTCGGCGACGAGACGACGCTCGGCACGCTCCACGCGGTGCCGGTCCCGGCGCTCGTCGTGGACAGCGCGGGGAGCTCGCCGGACCTCACCGGCTGGGCGGCACGGGTCGCCGCAGCGCTGCCCCGGGGGGAGCACCGCAGCCTGCCGGGCACCTGGCACGGCGTCGCGGACGACGCGCTCGCGGCGGCGGTGCTCGACGTCGCCCGCGCGCACGTGCTCCCCGGGGCGGAGGGCTAG
- a CDS encoding GGDEF domain-containing protein, which yields MSSGQWSEPRDRVAAARSAAVLILVGAVVILAFAAVDPSIASGWQRVAVLAAAAVAIPCAALLYRRGHRAPTALWVALPAGGVVLITSLDFATDDASAAGQVFLAFPVLFASSQLRRPAAVGITVLTVAADAVLALALLPFERAVTDVAFVGATLGVMTVLLVVSGEQRDALVARLTALAAIDPLTGLATRRVLDEAAHTALAREGRTTTALLVLDLDRFKTINDSRGHPVGDDALAHVAALLRSRERPGMVLSRLGGDELAVLVTERAGGTAETLAQEVAELVRSHPLPTPEGPLALSVSIGVAYARDGVRTLRALYSAADEALYRAKTGGRDRVAVNDGAPPRPPADG from the coding sequence GTGTCGTCCGGCCAGTGGAGCGAGCCGCGCGACCGGGTCGCCGCCGCCCGGTCCGCCGCTGTGCTGATCCTCGTCGGCGCCGTCGTCATCCTCGCGTTCGCCGCGGTGGACCCGAGCATCGCGTCGGGCTGGCAGCGGGTCGCGGTGCTCGCGGCCGCCGCCGTGGCGATCCCGTGCGCGGCGCTCCTGTACCGGCGCGGGCACCGGGCCCCCACGGCGCTGTGGGTCGCGCTCCCGGCGGGCGGGGTCGTGCTCATCACCTCGCTCGACTTCGCGACGGACGACGCGAGCGCGGCCGGGCAGGTCTTCCTCGCGTTCCCCGTGCTGTTCGCGAGCTCGCAGCTGCGCCGCCCGGCCGCCGTCGGGATCACGGTCCTGACCGTCGCCGCCGACGCGGTGCTCGCCCTCGCGCTGCTGCCGTTCGAGCGTGCGGTCACCGACGTCGCGTTCGTCGGGGCGACGCTCGGGGTGATGACCGTGCTGCTCGTCGTCTCGGGGGAGCAGCGCGACGCGCTCGTGGCCCGGCTGACCGCGCTCGCGGCGATCGACCCCCTGACCGGCCTCGCGACCCGGCGCGTGCTCGACGAGGCGGCGCACACCGCGCTCGCGCGCGAGGGCCGCACGACGACCGCGCTCCTCGTGCTCGACCTCGACCGGTTCAAGACGATCAACGACAGCCGCGGGCACCCCGTCGGGGACGACGCGCTCGCCCACGTCGCGGCGCTCCTGCGCAGCCGGGAGCGCCCCGGCATGGTGCTGAGCAGGCTCGGCGGCGACGAGCTCGCGGTGCTGGTGACGGAGCGCGCGGGCGGGACCGCGGAGACGCTCGCCCAGGAGGTCGCCGAGCTCGTCCGCTCGCACCCCCTGCCGACGCCCGAGGGGCCGCTCGCGCTGTCCGTGAGCATCGGCGTCGCGTACGCCCGGGACGGCGTCCGGACGCTGCGGGCGCTGTACTCCGCGGCCGACGAGGCGCTCTACCGGGCGAAGACGGGCGGGCGGGACCGGGTGGCCGTGAACGACGGCGCACCCCCGCGGCCGCCCGCGGACGGCTGA